Below is a window of Littorina saxatilis isolate snail1 linkage group LG2, US_GU_Lsax_2.0, whole genome shotgun sequence DNA.
TTCGACCAAGAGTGAAAATTCAAGTTCAGTCACTTCAAGTAGGACTCGATTCTAACTCGTTTTAACGGGGTTTGATACTTCAGTTTGTACAGATTCTTCTTGCAGTGACCTCTCTGGACGTAAtactatcggacaatgaccgctgACTTCGCGATCGGATCGGACATTTGACGGGACAGAGGTGTTTGCAATCGGTCATTTTACAACTTAAATCGGTGTAtgaccgatgaccgacgccTCGGAACATCACTGAGGTGGACATTTATTTTCTGAGACAggacatccataacacattgcagccctgaaagtggcgagtattttactcgccatggcgagtagaaacatatGTAACTgacgagtagaaatgttcatctactcgcccaAATGCGAATAAAGTTTTcattggaaaaatgtgtcccAACCTAAAATCATGTGCCCCAACAAATGATCTTTGGTGTTTCTAACAAAAATACAAGTGCATAGAAGCGAGAAGCTTTGTTCATGTCCCACTTTCAAGCACCATTTTGAGACCATGCTTCGATAAACAAATATATTAAAAAATTtcacaaacacaactttttttgcaaacacgttttatttcatCAGACAAAGTTGTCATGCATCACGTGAAACTATCAACTGAGTCCAAGGCTTTGTGAGAGCAAGTTTAAAGACCAGCAAAGTTAGTCACTCACTGATTGTGTATACATGTTACCCAGTATCAATCATGGACGTGCACATATATACTTTGTTCTTTCAGGAGTTTCCCATTCTTTGTCAGACATGCCTGGGGGACAATCCTTACATCAGGATGGTaagtattttttgtttttaaaaaatacatGTAGAGAAGTTTTAAAATTACATGTAGAAGTTAATTTTCTGTGTCATTCATAATTTATGTGTTGAGTACACAGTGAACATTATAGGTATAAGTATAACTTAGTTATAACTTAAAGTTTCTACAAGTATAACTCATATGAAAACACTTCTATTTCAAGTAACAACTAACATGTTATCTGATTTTACTTCATGAATACTGATTTTactattttattttaatttgatATTAAATAGCCATATCTAACAGgaatgtcgttaggcgtcggacatctgACATAGACCAATTaagaggctcaaatgtccgattcacatagccgcatggcggtcagatgtcctattgttttgaGCTGAGCGCtggcattgtccgataagaactcaattccttcggacagcgcgatattcgttaatgttcctttcaagatacacattttcaaaaagcgaccaagcactctcgcgtacaggtgcactgaagttgtgcagtgcggatcttgcgtttgggtgacacccgtctgcagcacattaaagttaggagtatgggagacaactccaactgactaagtcTTGTGTCTGCTTTTCCTTTcagttcgagacattttgacgaagcgcactgagttatgccaccgaaaactaaaactaaagcctgccaaaGTTCAACAAACGCTGAACACGTTTCTTGTGCTACATTTGGGTCAAATACCGGGGGTGACACAACGagcgtcattcttgaaaatgaaaaaattctgacgtcctattgaaatttctgaaagcggtcaaatgtcctattgatgctgaagagctaggacatttgtcctataggtatgaatttgaaGCAACATCCCTGTCTAATAATGGTAggttgacgggcgcagtggcgtggtggtaagacgtcggcctccaaatcgggaggtcatgagttcgaatcccggtcgctgccgcctggtggattaagagtggagatttttccgatctcccaggtcaacttatgtacagacctgctagtgtcttaacccccttcgtgtgtacacgcaagcacaagaccaagtgcgcacggaaaagatcctgtaatccatgtcagagttcggtgggttatagaaacacgaaaatacccagcatgcctcccccgaaatcggagtatggctgcctgaatggcggggtaaaaacggtcatacacgtaaaaatccactcgtgctgaaaacatgagtgaacgtgggagtctaagcccatgaacgaagaagaagaagaagaagataatggTAGGTTGTCGTGCAATGGCAGTTTGATGGATTATAGATTGACATGACTGTAGCTGTATCAGACTTTTTTGTAATCTGTgtatcttgtttttttcttgatcTAAAAGACAAAGGAGAAGTACGGCAAGGAGTGCAAAACATGTGCTCGTCCTTTCACTGTCTTCCGCTGGTGCCCAGGTGCCCGCATGCGATTCAAGAAGACAGAAGTGTGTCAGACTTGCAGCAAACTCAGAAACGTTTGTCAAACTTGTCTGCTAGATCTGGAATATGGTAAGAAACTATAACTTTATTTTAAACTGCAGTGCAAAGGATCAGATTATCTTTGATCCAATTAAgagagaatgtgtatgtgtgacattGTCATTGAAAATGACAGACTTtttgtattgatttttttttcttttgtagcAAGTTGAAGTAGTGCTTAATATTAATATCCTTATGTTTTAATTTTTAGTTCTGTTCTCATAGTTTGTTTGTCCTGTTAAATATTATCCGTGAAACGTTACAAGTTTATTTGAAAAGAAAACGTCCAAAGTGAAAAAGTCATAATGTTTTGCAAACATCTTTACTTTTCAGGCTTACCGGTGCAAGTGAGAGACCAAGCTCTCAAGCTTCAAGAAAGCATGCCTAAATCTGACGTCAACAAAGAGTACTACACACAGAATATGGAAAGAGAGGTGAGTGTTATGAACTTCCAAAGTTGCATAGTATTGTTAACAATGTCAACTGTGAAACATGAACCCTTGCTTGTGTGTTCTATTTAAAGCAGTGATTGTAATAAGGCTGTAAACACTAATTACTTCGTACATTAAAACTTCATTAGCTTTTATTCCAGTTCAaaagtttgggctgcatgtaaCGGTTGTATGGATGAGTTTGTGAGACAGAATGTTGAAAGTTCAGTAACGTTTAGCTAGTTTCTTGGTGTTCGATCACAACCAAAAGGAACCAAAACTTACAGCACAATATTAGTATTTTGTAATTAATATTATGGTCTGTACAAAGGAATGTTGTGGTGTAACTgctatttctttttattttcagatAGCTAACAGTGACGGGATTTCACCAGTTGGTGCTTTGGCTGGTAAAGCCCAGGCCCCAAGTGACATGCTGTTGAAGCTAGCCCGCACCACTCCCTACTACAAACGCAATCGCCCTCACATCTGTTCCTTCTGGGTCAAAGGAGAGTGCAAGCGTGGAGAAGAGTGTCCGTACAGGTGGGTCTTGTGAGACAGAAAATACCAGCAGATTTGGGGGGGCAATTATTGTTAAGTTTTACAATTCATTATGTATATTGAACCTGTGACTAGTTTTAAAGGAAGTTGACGCAGAAAATCATGAAGAGACTTCATCTGAACGGCAGGTATGCCGtgaataaaagaaaaacaagtttgCAGGATTCAGCAGACAAAATCTATTTTAAGTATTTATGAATAAAAAATGTGAAGAATGGTGAGCTCTTGGGAAAGATTAAATGTACAAATAAGCACAAAAAAGAAGAGGGGTCGAAATGGACTCAAGGTGTCCATCTGTCACACCCAGATATTGTCTTCTTTCTGCTGTAGGTGTCTGTTGGATATAAACTGCTCTCCACCAAGGGTAAGAAAtaattttttaaataaataacatttctCAACCCTAACCATGTAGTAAAGAGTGTGTGGAAAAGGGCatttgaaaaagaaaggaacaacATGTAACTGTGACAACTGATAACCTGGCTGTCTTCCTCTGCAGACACGAAAAGCCCACCGACCCTGACGACCCTCTGGCTGACCAGAACATCAAGGACCGATTCTACGGGATCAACGACCCTGTGGCAGAGAAACTGCTGGGTCGCTACAACTCCATGCCCAAGCTTGAGACACCTGAAGACAAGAGTGTCACCACGCTCTATGTGGGAAACCTGGGGGACAAGGTTGGAGAGAAGGAACTCAGGTAAGATTCCTGCTTCGCTTGCCGGAACAAGAACTGCCACATGCAAGTGAAACAGAGCAACAGAAACTCTACATGTGCACACAGGCATACCCACACAATGCACAGAAAATGTCCTTGTTTGTTTTCAGTTTCAGTAATCATGCGGTTACATGtcctcacagtcacacagatgAGGTTTGGGCAAATAATGAACATTATTTCAGGTTTTAAAGTGGAAGATGAGGCTGGGGACCCGGCGCTGTCTCCGCCTGGCGATCCGCGGGATGAGCACCATACCGTCGAATAtccgtttgtatggccatgttgggtttgatgcgtgcatgcctggttttctcctgtagatgggtgtcggcacagaaggtctgcccgctgtcctcagccaacatgctccgtcttcatggcagctcaaattttttatcgaggttctctcctctagatccgccgtgtttcgcctaggggctttcgctgcctagttgatagggtcacctcgtagaggatgtggtcatagaccacgcacggtcggtcttgggatagggaaacgttatgctagtccggagggattacgccacaatggccacctcgcgaagacccagggtcctagactagggaggtccaagggggagcaccgggagggctacccctctacccgcacctccaacacaatcccttcccctggtagcttcatccc
It encodes the following:
- the LOC138959217 gene encoding pre-mRNA-splicing factor RBM22-like; protein product: MATSKGANTYNRQNWEDSEFPILCQTCLGDNPYIRMTKEKYGKECKTCARPFTVFRWCPGARMRFKKTEVCQTCSKLRNVCQTCLLDLEYGLPVQVRDQALKLQESMPKSDVNKEYYTQNMEREIANSDGISPVGALAGKAQAPSDMLLKLARTTPYYKRNRPHICSFWVKGECKRGEECPYRHEKPTDPDDPLADQNIKDRFYGINDPVAEKLLGRYNSMPKLETPEDKSVTTLYVGNLGDKVGEKELRDHFYQFGEIRSVNVVSKQQCAFVQFTIRASAEAASEKSFNKLIINGRRLNIKWGRSQGQQLAPRPQTSESDVPLEPVPGLPGALPMPPEELSNNYFNLGGGPPPNMPPMPPRGMPPRGPPPMGPPPPFGMPPRGPPPPGMRLPPPPPGVMPMRPPPGMPPRHGGPGMMHYPSQDPTRMGAVPGGSKN